GAGTATACGTACACAAGGACATCTACGCAGAATTTTTACAAAAAGTGAAAGCTGCTGCTGAACAAATCAAACTTGGCGACCCGAAGGAAGAAGCAACTCAAATGGGACCGATGATTGCGGAGGAAGAAGCAGTACGCGTCGAACAATGGGTTAAGGAAGCCGTTGATCAGGGAGCCGTCGTCGAAACGGGTGGAGTACGTGACGGTGTGTTCTTTCACCCGACCATTTTGACAAACGTTGATCAAGATATGAAAGTGTGCCGGCAGGAAGTGTTCGGTCCAGTTGTAGCCGTTGATGCCTATACAAAAGAAGAGGAAGTCATCAACCGCGTCAATGACTCGGAGTACGGACTGCAGGCAGGACTATTTACAAACAGCTTGTCCTTTGCAATGAAGGCCATGGACGAAATCCACGTCGGCGGATTGATGATTAATGATACTTCAGGATATCGTGTGGACCACATGCCATATGGCGGCGTGAAGAAGAGCGGAACGGGGAAAGAAGGACCGCGTTACGTCATCGAAGAAATGACCGAAGAAAAAATCATCGTGTTTAATCGATAGCATGTCAGGAAGGGGACCTAGCTGGTTCCCTTCTTTCTAACGCTTTAATGGCAGGAGAATACAATTATGGCATTTATAACGATATTAATTCCCATCTTTGCTGTGCTTGGTACTGGATATACCGTGCAGAAAATCTTCCATTTTGACACCGGGACGTTTTCCAAGCTCGCCCTGTACGTCCTCGTACCTTTTCTCGTTTTTCGTACGTTTTATGAGCAATCGATCACTTTTTCCTACGTATATATAACGATTTATATGCTCGGTCTGTGTATCATCATTATTCTTATGGTCAGCATGATCGCAAAAGTCCGCAAGTATAGCGAAAAGGAACGTTGCGGGCTTGTGCTTTCCTGTGCGTTTACGAACAACGGCAATTATGGAACCCCGCTCATTTTGTTTTTATTCGGAACGGCCGGAATGGAGACAGCCATTGTCTTGATGGTGCTCCAGCAATTGTTGATGAGTACATTAGGCGTCTACTATGCAGCCAAAGGAAGTGACGACGCCGACGGAATTAAAGCCGCTATGCGCGCTGTCCGCCGTATGCCGATGGTCTATGGAGCGATAACAGGTGTACTCTTTCATAGCCTGCACATTCCGCTGGGAGAACTGAAGGAGGCCATCGATTTGGTTGCTGATGCTGCGATTCCATTGATTATGCTTACGATGGGCATGCAGCTCGCCAATATCCACGTAAAAAAACTAGAGATACAGAAAGTCTCAACCATCCTTATCATTAAGCTTTTGGCAGCCCCGCTAATTGCGACCATGCTAGTTATTTGGATGCCCGTTGATCCATTAATCAAGCAAATCATGATCATTATGGCTGCCACCCCGACTGCTGCCAATACAACGATGTACGCGATCCAATTCCAAACGGAACCACAGACGGTTACGAGTGCCACGCTTGCAACAACGGTTCTGAGTCTTGTGACGATCCCGGTGGTCATTTATTTGGTGGTTTAAGAGCTGTGGGAAAGATTCTAGTGGCGGTATGCAGGCCATTTGATTAACTAATATTCTAAAAGAAGAGTCCAATTTTAGCTGGACTCTTCTTTTATTGTTCTAGGAAGAAATAAATTGTTCAAAGATGCCGATATATAGTAATAGATTTCAGCCAATTTAAGAAGAAATAAATTCTTGGTTTATTAACCACTTTTCACATAAATCCGTCCATCCACTGACCACGTCATGATCTTCGGCAAGTCCTAAACCATGACGACCGTTAGGGAAAATATGCATTTCAAAGGGTACGCTGTGTTTACTTAATGCTTGAGCGAATAAAAGGCTGTTTTCCACCGGAACCGAGCCGTCATCAGCGGTATGCCATAGAAAGGTTGGCGGGTTAGCTGTTGAAGCGTTCTTTTCGTTGGATAGTAAGAGCCGATCTTGATCGGTTGCATTTTCTCCTAATAAATTCACCATAGATCCCTCATGATAATGCTCCACAAAGGAAATGACAGGATAGCATAAGATGGCCATATCCGGTCTGCTGCTTTCCTGTTCGATGACATCGCTGGAGTTCGGATCTCCTCGATCAAATTGTGTAGCGGCTGTTGAAACAAGGTGGCCGCCAGCTGAAAATCCAAGGGCACCAATCTGATGTTTATCTAAATTCCATTTCTCAGCATGATACCGTACATATCTAATGGCACGTTGGAGATCAAGTAATGGAATAGGATGGTTATAAGGAAAGACTCTGTAATCGAGAACAAAGGCGGAGAGCCCGATGCTGTTTAACCATTTGGCCACAGGAGCTCCTTCATGATCAGCACGTCTGGCATATCCTCCTCCTGGACAGACGATGACGGCGCCGTGTTTGTCTCGGCGGTCCAATAGGTAGGGTGTGATAACAGGTTCTAATTCATCTGGTTTTCCTGTGTTGAAGGGGGCTTGATCTTTCCATAATAAATATGTAATTAGAATCTCCACCTAGCATTTTTTATTATTGTACCATTCTTCCAGTATCACTCTATTTTTCAGGGTGATTCTATGAAATTATAGATGAGAGGTAGGTAGAGATACAACTATAGAAGAGTTTAGCGTCTGCTAAACTCTTCATCCATCCTTCATTCAAACACCTCAAAAAGTTATACTCCCAGCAATAGTAATGCAATACTACTCTTAGTGTTTCAAACGCTTCGCACAAATTTGCATACCACGCATAATGAATCGAACAAACCGCTCCCTATCGACCTCACCCAAGCAGACCTCCTTTTAACCAGCTTTTCGGACGGTAATACCCAATCGGAATTTGAATCAGTGTCGTTTCGCCTCTCGATTCCAAACCATAAATCTGGTCGCATGTTTGGACGTCAAACCCGAGCAGCGGGTGACCGTTCATGCCAAGGGCGCTTGCTGTGAGAAGCAGGCGCTGCAGAAGCATGCCGGCTTCCATGTGCTGAATGCGGTAACCGCGGTAGCCGAGATCGTCTTTGTAGTGATCGCGGTCGCCCGCAATATGAAGGCAGAGGGGGACTTCGTGCAGGTTGACGTTATCGAGCGTCATGCCTTGCTGGAGCGGCAGCCGAAAATCACCTTCCTTCACTTTCACGAATGCATGGGAGGGGGCGTCATATTTATAAGCACCGTCTGGCAAGCCTTCCACTTGATAAAAGCAGCCGTAAATGGAAAGGCGAGGCGCAGAATCTTGGGATGCTTCTTTTAATAATGAGGAAACCGTGGCTGAATCAACTTTTTTCAAAACAAAGTCCATGTCCGGTGAATAACGGTTCCGGCAGGCTTTGGCCAAGTCGTAATCAAGCTTCTTTGTTTGTGGCAGCAGCCATTTTTTTTCAGCTTCAATTGAAGGCTTCCTATTTAACGAACGGAAATCGTCCGTTGATTGGAGCATGGCTGCCTCGTTGATCTCGACCAGATCAGAGAAATCGAGCACGTTTTTTGAACGTTCGCAGGCTACCGCTTTGATTGCGGGAATCGTTTGACTTAAGGAGGAAGCAGAGAGATCGGAAGGTAGTGTTGGTGCTCTGCCTCCACGTAAAGGGAGTACGGCATACGTGCTTTCTTCATCGCTGTTAAGCCCGAGTAAATGATTCAACGCATCGTCGAGAAAATGAAAATGGACGGTAGGTTCATAACGAAACGGTTTGCTTATTTCGTACAGCTGCCCTATCAATGCTCCGGCATCCAACCCTTGCAGCCGGTAAGCGAAATTGTGGTATTTAAAAAAGTTTTTCCAAAAACGCGCTGTAAGGATGATTGTTGCGAAGCTGCTTGAATGCTCGACACGGGTTCCGAGCGCTTTTTCTATATAGTCATTAAACGTACCTTCACGGAGGAGGAGCAGGCGGTGATGGGCGTTGTCATAATGGTAAATGCCGTTTGGCAGCTCATCGGTTTGCAAATACAGGTACAGTTCGTTTGGATACAACCCGCCTCCGGAGGGAGCGAACCGGCGGAAGGACGTGTACGTTTCTCCAGGCTTGCCGTCTGATGAGGTCACCGTCTCACTGTATTGAGTTAGTCCATAGACATACCAGAGAAAATAGCTGAGCTGCTTTCGTTCCGGCATGTGGCCGAAGTTTTGTTCAGACAAAGTTAATGGAATGTCGTCAGCTAAAGGGATCTCGGGTAAATCGCGATAGATTTTATAAGACAGTGGCGCATCTTCCCAGTCGACTTCCCAGTCCGGTGGGATGACCCGCTCGCTGTGAAAATGCAAATCGTGTAAAAACAAATCAAGATCCATGACGTTCCTCCTTAAGGAAACGGGTGCGGATAGGGATTCAGCTCTTCCGGTGTCAAATCTTTTTCAAAGTAGCCCAGTGTTTTCGGGACGGTGAGCACGCGTGATAAGCCTGTAAAACGGCGCAGGTGATGACCGAATGTCATCGGCAGCATTCCCGGAATAAGCACCTTCACACAGTGGAGGCCGTTGCGGCTGATTTCACTTGACGTCTGGTCGACGACAATGACGTCGAGGTTTAACTGGTCGAATTCCTGAAGAAGGTTTTTCAAGTCCTCCGTCAAATCAGCGTGGCTTTGTTTCTTTTCGAACGCTTCTGCAAAAGATTGCTGAATGGGTTGGTCTAATAAAAAGTCGAGCCGTTCTTCTGCTTCTGGAAGAGCATAAAGCATGCCGTGGTCCTCCATTTTTTCAACGAGCCAATCGTTCTGCAGCATGCTTGCATATTCGGCTTTATTTTTTTCAAACTGTTTATTCAACGGCTTAATCATGCCGATGCTTTCAAAAATTGCACTCTTAACAGCGCTAACCGGATCGAAGGAGGCGCCGGCGGCACACATGAGATTCATGCCTTCGGCGTTCGGATCCGTTTTCTTAACAATCGTAAATAGGCACGGAACGCTGTGGTCCATGGAGGCGTTGTATAAATAGAGCTCGTAGCCTTCTTCCTTCATGCGGTCGAGCATTAAGGTGAGCTCTTTGTCTTCGCTCGAATAAGGATCGATCCGCGGCAGGGCAAGCTTAGCATACCAGGTCATGAGAAAGGAATCGCGTTCGAGTACTTCCATGATCCCATGAAAAATCGCTTCCTCAAGGCTCCCGCCAAGTGCGCAGCCGTTGGATGTTTCAAATACAAACCCATCGCCGCATCCCATGCTGTAGTATGCGAGCCGTTCGGGAACGAGGATTGTTTTTTTGGCGATTAGTGAATATCCCCACACCCAGTGCATTTTTTGGTCAGGACTAAAAGGTGTAAAAGGAAAATCCTCCTTCGCATACTGATTTTCTGAATGAACGCCGACTTTTAACGGATGAAGGGCTGACTTTAAGTTGTTGTAACAGTCATAAACGACTGTTGCTTTCCCTTTCGGTGCGATGCCGCATGATCGTTCCAGTCCTTCTAAAATGGCGGTCATTTCACTGACAGCATAAGTTGTGGTCCGGCCGGCTGTCCCTTCGTCGCCGTTCATTAACGGCAGGTTGACGATGACATCGGCAAACGGGGTCTCAAAGTCGATCAATTTGCTGTTCATTAATCCTGTGCGGGAATCAAGGTAATCGTGCTCAAGATTCTTGCTTAGTTCACGAAGTGATTTGGAGCGGTAGCTGTTGGGACTGATTTTCATGCTGGGTTGAAGTTCAATTTTTTCTGGGGCATCGTCAGGGACAGTACAGCAGACAGGGCACTCGGGATATGGCAGAATAACGTGACGGGTCGTTTCCAGCGTCTTTACATTGATCAACGTCATCGTTTCATCAGCGTTTTCGCTAAGAATACGTTCGACTTCAGCGGTGATGAGCTGAGCCATATGGGTAAGGCCTGCTTCAGAGATCCACTCATCATGAACCATCTGCCCGCTGTGCTGAAGCTCGTGATAAATGTGCCAAAGGTCGTTCCGATCCTTCGCTGCGGTCAACTTTCTGGCGTCGGCACATTGGGAGC
This Halobacillus salinarum DNA region includes the following protein-coding sequences:
- a CDS encoding AEC family transporter, with product MAFITILIPIFAVLGTGYTVQKIFHFDTGTFSKLALYVLVPFLVFRTFYEQSITFSYVYITIYMLGLCIIIILMVSMIAKVRKYSEKERCGLVLSCAFTNNGNYGTPLILFLFGTAGMETAIVLMVLQQLLMSTLGVYYAAKGSDDADGIKAAMRAVRRMPMVYGAITGVLFHSLHIPLGELKEAIDLVADAAIPLIMLTMGMQLANIHVKKLEIQKVSTILIIKLLAAPLIATMLVIWMPVDPLIKQIMIIMAATPTAANTTMYAIQFQTEPQTVTSATLATTVLSLVTIPVVIYLVV
- a CDS encoding alpha/beta hydrolase — translated: MEILITYLLWKDQAPFNTGKPDELEPVITPYLLDRRDKHGAVIVCPGGGYARRADHEGAPVAKWLNSIGLSAFVLDYRVFPYNHPIPLLDLQRAIRYVRYHAEKWNLDKHQIGALGFSAGGHLVSTAATQFDRGDPNSSDVIEQESSRPDMAILCYPVISFVEHYHEGSMVNLLGENATDQDRLLLSNEKNASTANPPTFLWHTADDGSVPVENSLLFAQALSKHSVPFEMHIFPNGRHGLGLAEDHDVVSGWTDLCEKWLINQEFISS
- a CDS encoding SagB family peptide dehydrogenase, with the translated sequence MDLDLFLHDLHFHSERVIPPDWEVDWEDAPLSYKIYRDLPEIPLADDIPLTLSEQNFGHMPERKQLSYFLWYVYGLTQYSETVTSSDGKPGETYTSFRRFAPSGGGLYPNELYLYLQTDELPNGIYHYDNAHHRLLLLREGTFNDYIEKALGTRVEHSSSFATIILTARFWKNFFKYHNFAYRLQGLDAGALIGQLYEISKPFRYEPTVHFHFLDDALNHLLGLNSDEESTYAVLPLRGGRAPTLPSDLSASSLSQTIPAIKAVACERSKNVLDFSDLVEINEAAMLQSTDDFRSLNRKPSIEAEKKWLLPQTKKLDYDLAKACRNRYSPDMDFVLKKVDSATVSSLLKEASQDSAPRLSIYGCFYQVEGLPDGAYKYDAPSHAFVKVKEGDFRLPLQQGMTLDNVNLHEVPLCLHIAGDRDHYKDDLGYRGYRIQHMEAGMLLQRLLLTASALGMNGHPLLGFDVQTCDQIYGLESRGETTLIQIPIGYYRPKSWLKGGLLG
- a CDS encoding TOMM precursor leader peptide-binding protein gives rise to the protein MTSISVAGKGQLAEHVIQQLSPNYQLRRLGPFDQPLEKDTLLLVLEDHWNPAAHLKAEEAARAYGVPWLRGFVSFGEGVIGPWVDPNTPGCSQCADARKLTAAKDRNDLWHIYHELQHSGQMVHDEWISEAGLTHMAQLITAEVERILSENADETMTLINVKTLETTRHVILPYPECPVCCTVPDDAPEKIELQPSMKISPNSYRSKSLRELSKNLEHDYLDSRTGLMNSKLIDFETPFADVIVNLPLMNGDEGTAGRTTTYAVSEMTAILEGLERSCGIAPKGKATVVYDCYNNLKSALHPLKVGVHSENQYAKEDFPFTPFSPDQKMHWVWGYSLIAKKTILVPERLAYYSMGCGDGFVFETSNGCALGGSLEEAIFHGIMEVLERDSFLMTWYAKLALPRIDPYSSEDKELTLMLDRMKEEGYELYLYNASMDHSVPCLFTIVKKTDPNAEGMNLMCAAGASFDPVSAVKSAIFESIGMIKPLNKQFEKNKAEYASMLQNDWLVEKMEDHGMLYALPEAEERLDFLLDQPIQQSFAEAFEKKQSHADLTEDLKNLLQEFDQLNLDVIVVDQTSSEISRNGLHCVKVLIPGMLPMTFGHHLRRFTGLSRVLTVPKTLGYFEKDLTPEELNPYPHPFP